One Eptesicus fuscus isolate TK198812 chromosome 11, DD_ASM_mEF_20220401, whole genome shotgun sequence genomic region harbors:
- the CAVIN2 gene encoding caveolae-associated protein 2 has protein sequence MGEDAAHAEKPQHPGSELRPEKPASPSPAPSSTPSPSLHPGSTDEALRDHAQVNAVTVLTLLDKLVKMMDVVQENQHKMEQRQISLEGSVKGIQNDLTKLSKYQASTGNTVSKLLDKSRKVSAHTRAVRERLERQCAQVKRLESNHAQLLRRNHFKVLIFQEEHEIPASVFAKEPVSSPTEGKEELADENKSLEETLHTVDLSSEDELAHDEEALEDSAEESLGESRAEKIKRSSLRKVDSLKKAFSRQNIEKQMNKLGTKIVSVERREKIKKSFASNHEKTSSGKSSPFKVSPLTFGRKKVREAESAGENEAKSEDVPNDHDHEGSSLAEGLSQASLSSVLAEGKGAEGESGRAASRGSNSGMDSNVDLTVEVDEESLVAREQAQKVRYEGGYALNSKEAERSEEEAAQPPVLPVGHLA, from the exons ATGGGGGAGGACGCTGCCCACGCCGAGAAGCCCCAGCACCCGGGCTCCGAGCTGCGGCCGGAGaagccagccagccccagcccggcGCCCTCCTCCacgcccagccccagcctgcaccccggcAGCACGGACGAGGCGCTCCGGGACCACGCGCAGGTGAACGCGGTCACGGTGCTCACGCTGCTGGACAAGCTGGTGAAGATGATGGACGTGGTGCAGGAGAACCAGCACAAGATGGAGCAGCGGCAGATCAGCCTGGAGGGCTCGGTGAAGGGCATCCAGAACGACCTGACCAAGCTCTCCAAGTACCAGGCCTCCACCGGCAACACGGTGAGCAAGCTGCTGGACAAGTCCCGCAAGGTGAGCGCGCACACGCGCGCCGTCCGGGAGCGCCTGGAGCGCCAGTGCGCGCAGGTGAAGCGGCTGGAGAGCAACCACGCGCAGCTCCTGCGCCGCAACCATTTCAAAGTGCTCATCTTCCAG GAAGAGCACGAGATCCCCGCCAGTGTGTTTGCCAAAGAGCCCGTGTCCAGCCCCACCGAAGGGAAGGAGGAACTTGCCGATGAGAACAAGTCTCTGGAGGAAACCTTGCACACAGTGGACCTCTCGTCGGAAGATGAGTTGGCCCACGACGAGGAGGCCCTGGAAGACAGCGCAGAGGAAAGCCTGGGAGAGAGCAGAGCCGAGAAAATCAAAAGGTCCAGCCTCCGGAAGGTGGACAGCCTCAAGAAGGCCTTCTCTCGCCAGAACATCGAGAAGCAGATGAACAAGCTGGGGACAAAGATCGTGTctgtggagaggagggagaagatcAAGAAATCGTTCGCTTCCAACCACGAGAAAACATCCTCCGGGAAAAGCTCCCCCTTCAAGGTCTCCCCTCTCACTTTCGGGCGCAAGAAAGTCCGAGAGGCGGAAAGCGCTGGGGAGAACGAGGCCAAGTCCGAAGACGTGCCCAACGACCATGACCACGAGGGGAGCTCACTGGCCGAGGGGCTCTCCCAAGCATCCCTCTCCAGCGTCCTGGCCGAAGGGAAGGGGGCcgagggggagagtgggagggcaGCCTCGCGGGGGAGTAACTCTGGCATGGACAGCAACGTGGACTTGACCGTGGAGGTAGATGAGGAGTCGTTGGTGGCCCGGGAACAGGCACAGAAGGTGCGCTACGAGGGCGGCTACGCGCTCAACTCCAAGGAGGCAGAGCGGTCGGAAGAGGAGGCCGCCCAGCCCCCTGTGCTGCCGGTGGGCCACCTGGCCTGA